One window from the genome of Pseudomonas fluorescens encodes:
- a CDS encoding acetolactate synthase large subunit yields MNGAQLIVKAAVASGIEYCFANPGTTEIPLVAAMASAPALKPVLSLFEGVCTGAADGYGRIAGKPAMTLTHLGPGFANGIANLHNARRANTPIVNVIGDHASWHVNYDPPLASDIQALAGSVSKWVRTSRTASGVGEDFQEAVRAAWQANGQIASLILPMDLQANTVQHEKAFTALQAPVRRFAGDRVEAVAQALRDGRRLVFIVGDQGLSVAGLEAAGRLAQLPGVRLFAETFPRLSYRGGGLPDLDRLPYFPEVAIEILDQYDAVVCAGVPEPISYFGYEGIASRLAERERLLCLAEVGDDVAGALTALADALEAPAYVPTPTGIELPPGEATLTPQSVGQVLAASLPDDCIVSVEGGTCGYPFFTASAHAARHRVLTNTGGAIGQGIPVGFGAAMAERGNKVFCLQSDGSAQYTIQTLWSIAREQLPVVILIAANHRYAILQNELRRFGMTELGPEALSLTVLDRPRIDWKALAKGYGLPASTVHTNGELQRALANAKADGGPCLIEMAL; encoded by the coding sequence ATGAATGGTGCGCAACTGATAGTGAAGGCGGCGGTGGCAAGCGGTATCGAATACTGCTTCGCCAATCCCGGAACGACTGAAATTCCCCTGGTGGCAGCCATGGCCAGCGCGCCAGCCCTCAAGCCGGTGTTGTCCTTGTTCGAAGGGGTATGCACCGGTGCGGCGGACGGCTACGGCCGGATTGCCGGCAAGCCGGCGATGACCCTGACTCACCTCGGCCCAGGCTTTGCCAATGGCATTGCCAACCTGCACAACGCGCGTCGCGCCAACACTCCGATCGTCAACGTCATCGGCGATCACGCGTCCTGGCACGTCAATTACGATCCACCGCTGGCCAGTGACATCCAGGCCTTGGCCGGCAGCGTTTCCAAGTGGGTACGGACCTCGCGCACGGCGTCGGGCGTCGGTGAGGATTTCCAGGAGGCGGTGCGTGCCGCCTGGCAAGCCAACGGTCAGATCGCCAGCCTGATTCTGCCGATGGACCTGCAAGCCAACACCGTGCAGCACGAGAAAGCCTTCACGGCATTGCAGGCTCCGGTCCGGCGTTTTGCCGGTGACCGGGTCGAGGCGGTCGCCCAGGCCTTGCGCGATGGTCGGCGCCTGGTATTTATCGTCGGCGACCAAGGCTTGTCCGTCGCCGGCCTGGAAGCGGCGGGGCGCCTGGCGCAACTGCCGGGCGTGCGCCTGTTCGCCGAAACCTTTCCGCGCCTGAGTTATCGCGGCGGTGGCCTGCCAGACCTGGATCGCCTGCCTTACTTCCCCGAAGTGGCCATCGAGATCCTTGACCAATACGACGCGGTGGTCTGTGCCGGCGTCCCCGAGCCCATCAGTTACTTCGGCTACGAAGGCATTGCCTCCCGGCTGGCAGAGCGTGAACGCCTGCTGTGTCTGGCCGAGGTGGGGGATGACGTTGCCGGGGCGCTCACTGCGCTGGCCGATGCGCTTGAGGCGCCGGCTTACGTGCCTACGCCAACCGGTATCGAACTGCCGCCCGGCGAAGCCACGTTGACACCGCAATCGGTGGGCCAGGTGCTGGCCGCATCGTTGCCGGACGACTGCATCGTTTCGGTGGAAGGCGGCACGTGCGGTTATCCGTTCTTCACCGCTTCGGCCCATGCCGCACGGCATCGGGTCCTGACCAACACCGGTGGAGCCATCGGCCAGGGCATCCCGGTGGGCTTTGGCGCCGCCATGGCCGAGCGTGGCAACAAGGTGTTCTGCCTGCAATCGGACGGCAGTGCCCAGTACACCATCCAGACCTTATGGAGCATCGCCCGCGAGCAACTGCCGGTGGTGATCCTGATCGCGGCCAACCACCGCTACGCCATCCTGCAGAACGAGCTGCGCCGCTTCGGCATGACCGAGCTGGGCCCCGAGGCCCTGAGCCTGACGGTGCTGGACCGTCCACGTATCGATTGGAAGGCCCTGGCCAAGGGCTACGGCTTGCCGGCCAGCACTGTGCACACCAACGGTGAGTTGCAACGCGCCTTGGCCAACGCCAAGGCCGACGGTGGTCCTTGCCTGATCGAAATGGCGCTGTGA
- a CDS encoding SDR family NAD(P)-dependent oxidoreductase produces MDLELQGRVAIVTGGGMGIGKEVARFLSQEGCKVVICARRMEFLQQAAEEITAETGNEVLPLYCDTNQMSAVSDMVEAAHKHFGRIDILVNGAAAPSGVVRNDIEHAGDDELLSDLNTKVIGYFRCAKAVTPHMKAGGFGRIINIGGLTGRGSKVLSGMRNLAIAHMTKTLSDQLGPSGITVNLIHPGVVDTPHIQELYEREGVKQGKTPEQVEQGYIDATPIRRTLAPIEMGWLIGFLASPKAGAVTGESIGIDGGLTRGIFI; encoded by the coding sequence ATGGATCTGGAATTGCAAGGCCGCGTGGCGATCGTCACCGGCGGCGGTATGGGCATCGGCAAGGAGGTCGCGCGCTTTTTGTCCCAGGAAGGTTGCAAGGTGGTGATCTGTGCGCGACGCATGGAGTTTCTCCAGCAAGCCGCCGAGGAAATCACCGCCGAGACCGGCAACGAAGTGCTGCCGCTGTACTGTGACACCAACCAGATGTCGGCAGTGTCCGACATGGTCGAGGCGGCCCACAAGCACTTCGGCCGCATCGACATCCTGGTCAACGGCGCCGCGGCACCGTCCGGCGTGGTGCGCAACGACATCGAACATGCCGGCGACGACGAATTGCTTTCGGACCTCAACACCAAGGTGATCGGCTATTTCCGTTGCGCCAAGGCGGTGACCCCGCACATGAAGGCCGGTGGCTTCGGTCGCATCATCAACATCGGTGGCTTGACCGGGCGTGGCAGCAAGGTCCTCTCGGGCATGCGCAACCTGGCCATCGCCCACATGACCAAGACGCTCTCCGACCAACTGGGCCCTTCCGGCATCACCGTCAACCTGATCCACCCCGGTGTGGTCGACACCCCGCACATCCAGGAGCTGTACGAGCGCGAAGGGGTCAAGCAGGGCAAGACGCCTGAGCAGGTGGAGCAGGGCTACATCGACGCGACGCCGATCCGGCGCACCCTGGCGCCCATCGAAATGGGCTGGCTGATCGGTTTCCTCGCATCCCCCAAGGCGGGCGCCGTGACCGGGGAATCCATTGGCATCGACGGCGGCTTGACCCGTGGCATCTTCATTTGA
- a CDS encoding aminotransferase class III-fold pyridoxal phosphate-dependent enzyme has product MYEHYKTAQKKFWHPMSSSAPANRSKTLIIARGDGNYITDIEGHRMLDGVGGLWNVNVGHNRPSVKAAIAAQLDELAYYQTFDGIAHPRVFDLAERLTSMFAQENMARVLFSSGGSDAVETALKMARQYWIASGEPGRTRFLSLRNGYHGVHVGGTSVGGNGVYHYNHGPLLAGCHLLDTPWLYRNPWDCRDPEELTAHCIRQLEDQIALLGPQTIAALIAEPVQGAGGVIVPPAHYWKRLREVCDRHGILLIADEVVTGFGRTGCMLGSRGWGVAPDVLCLAKGITAGYIPMGATVFNQRIADAIENGPGFSSVIMHGYTYSGHPTACAAALAVLDIVEAEDLPGNAGKVGAQLLEQLQPLTERYAVVGEVRGKGLMIAVDLVADKVTREPLDPANGLASRIAEQARRAGVLVRPIGNKIVMSPPLTLTSDEAAMMVGALDGALADCR; this is encoded by the coding sequence ATGTACGAGCACTACAAGACAGCGCAGAAGAAGTTCTGGCACCCGATGAGTTCTTCGGCGCCAGCCAACCGCTCCAAGACGTTGATCATCGCCCGTGGCGACGGCAACTACATCACCGATATCGAGGGCCATCGCATGCTCGATGGTGTGGGTGGCCTCTGGAACGTGAACGTGGGCCATAACCGGCCTTCGGTGAAGGCGGCCATCGCCGCGCAACTGGACGAATTGGCCTATTACCAGACCTTCGACGGCATCGCCCATCCGCGGGTGTTCGACCTGGCCGAGCGGCTGACGTCGATGTTCGCCCAGGAAAACATGGCGCGGGTGCTGTTCAGTTCCGGCGGTTCCGATGCGGTCGAGACGGCCCTGAAAATGGCCCGTCAATACTGGATCGCCAGCGGCGAGCCAGGGCGCACGCGCTTCCTGTCGTTGCGCAATGGCTACCATGGCGTGCACGTGGGCGGCACCTCCGTGGGCGGCAACGGGGTCTATCACTACAACCACGGGCCGCTGTTGGCCGGCTGTCATCTGCTCGATACGCCGTGGCTGTACCGCAATCCCTGGGACTGCCGCGATCCGGAGGAGTTGACGGCTCACTGCATTCGCCAGTTGGAAGACCAGATCGCGCTGCTGGGGCCGCAGACCATTGCCGCGTTGATCGCCGAGCCGGTGCAAGGTGCCGGTGGCGTAATCGTGCCGCCGGCGCATTACTGGAAGAGGCTGCGTGAAGTCTGTGATCGCCACGGCATCTTGTTGATCGCCGATGAAGTGGTCACAGGGTTCGGCCGCACCGGCTGCATGCTCGGCAGTCGAGGTTGGGGCGTCGCGCCCGACGTGCTGTGCCTGGCCAAGGGCATCACCGCCGGCTACATCCCCATGGGGGCGACGGTGTTCAACCAGCGTATCGCCGATGCCATCGAGAACGGTCCGGGTTTCAGCAGCGTGATCATGCACGGCTACACCTACAGCGGCCACCCGACGGCGTGTGCGGCGGCCCTGGCGGTGCTGGACATCGTCGAAGCCGAGGACTTGCCGGGCAATGCCGGGAAAGTCGGTGCCCAATTGCTGGAGCAACTGCAGCCGCTGACCGAACGTTATGCCGTGGTGGGCGAAGTGCGCGGCAAGGGCTTGATGATCGCCGTGGACCTGGTGGCGGACAAGGTCACCCGCGAGCCGCTGGACCCGGCCAACGGCCTGGCCTCGCGTATCGCCGAGCAGGCGCGCCGCGCCGGCGTACTGGTGCGCCCGATAGGCAACAAAATCGTGATGTCGCCACCGCTGACCCTCACCTCCGACGAGGCCGCCATGATGGTTGGTGCGTTGGACGGCGCGCTCGCCGACTGCCGCTAG
- a CDS encoding APC family permease — MSVSFPISSSTELKRGALGVGFIIFFVISAASPLSVIAGGFPIGIMLGNGAGTPALLLLALLVLLAFSAGYTAMSRHMTNAGGFYAFTSRGLGGLAGGAAGVLAMFAYNILQVGLYGMFGGVVSGTMASVFGLDLPWWTYSLLAMASIAILGYRKIDLSARVLSVVVIAEYLAILTLDFAILKTGGDSGINLDSFDRSHVFSGTPSIGLLFCFAAFIGFEATTIYGEEARNPHRTIPIATYSSVLLIGGFYALSVWAMVVGVGADKIVPTLQALQDPTTFIYGMSDHFVGPHLTQIIRVLFMVSIYAGLLAFHNAAARYFYAIGRDGLLHSRLGTTHRVHQSPHMGSVLQSLIAAVVVLIFAALDADPILQLFAWFSNLATLCVILLMALTSAAVWVYFRSHPELKLGLWRGRILPGFSCLALLAVLALAVMHFDVLTGASQLLSYGLCAVIPAALIVGVFLAARLRKSSPERFMALGSHKL; from the coding sequence ATGAGTGTATCTTTCCCGATCAGCAGCTCGACGGAGTTGAAGCGCGGCGCCCTGGGCGTCGGCTTCATCATCTTCTTTGTGATTTCGGCGGCGAGCCCCTTGAGCGTCATCGCCGGCGGTTTCCCCATCGGCATCATGCTGGGCAACGGCGCGGGTACGCCAGCGTTGCTGCTCCTGGCGCTGTTGGTGTTGCTGGCCTTCTCGGCGGGCTACACGGCCATGTCCCGGCACATGACCAACGCCGGTGGTTTCTATGCGTTCACCTCTCGCGGTTTGGGTGGCCTGGCCGGTGGCGCGGCGGGGGTGCTGGCGATGTTCGCCTACAACATTCTCCAGGTCGGGCTGTACGGCATGTTCGGTGGCGTGGTCAGCGGCACGATGGCCAGTGTCTTTGGCCTGGATTTGCCGTGGTGGACGTATTCGCTCCTGGCGATGGCGAGCATCGCGATTCTCGGTTATCGCAAGATCGACCTGTCGGCCCGGGTGCTGTCGGTGGTGGTCATTGCCGAGTACCTGGCGATCCTGACGCTGGATTTCGCCATCCTCAAGACCGGTGGCGACAGTGGCATCAATCTCGATTCGTTCGATCGCAGCCATGTGTTCAGCGGCACGCCGTCCATCGGCTTGCTGTTCTGCTTCGCGGCGTTCATCGGCTTCGAGGCCACCACCATCTACGGCGAGGAGGCCAGGAACCCGCACCGTACGATTCCCATCGCCACCTACAGCTCGGTGCTGTTGATCGGCGGTTTCTATGCCCTGTCGGTTTGGGCCATGGTGGTTGGCGTAGGCGCGGACAAGATCGTACCGACCTTGCAGGCGCTCCAGGATCCCACCACGTTCATCTACGGCATGTCCGATCACTTTGTCGGCCCACACCTGACCCAGATCATCCGTGTGCTGTTCATGGTCAGCATCTACGCCGGCCTGCTGGCGTTCCACAATGCCGCGGCCCGTTACTTCTACGCCATCGGGCGTGACGGTTTGCTGCATAGCCGGTTGGGCACCACCCATCGCGTGCACCAGAGTCCGCACATGGGCTCGGTCCTGCAGAGCCTGATCGCAGCGGTGGTGGTGCTGATCTTCGCCGCGCTGGACGCCGATCCGATCCTGCAACTGTTCGCCTGGTTCTCCAACCTGGCCACGTTGTGCGTGATCCTGCTCATGGCCCTGACCTCGGCGGCGGTATGGGTCTATTTCCGCTCGCATCCGGAGTTGAAGCTGGGGCTCTGGCGTGGACGGATTCTTCCGGGCTTTTCGTGCCTGGCATTGCTGGCGGTCCTGGCCCTTGCGGTGATGCATTTCGACGTGCTGACCGGCGCCAGCCAACTGTTGTCCTACGGCCTTTGCGCCGTCATTCCCGCCGCGCTGATTGTCGGCGTATTCCTCGCCGCCCGATTGCGCAAGTCCTCGCCCGAGCGGTTCATGGCGTTGGGCAGCCACAAGCTCTAG
- a CDS encoding IclR family transcriptional regulator: protein MSSLSKMLSVLDLFGPATLKIDPETIAERMGLSRATVYRYVKDLCDAGLLVRVDAGSYGLGPRIIELDWMMRQYDPILVAGRELMHELSDATGLAVFASVFYDGRIINTYIAEPSDTYQFSFGRGQPLPFFRGAQSKVLIAFQKGRRLQRLFEEHLANDPDSGHDWASFSKATKKIRKDGYCMTHDELNLGLTGIAAPIVNPELDEVVGSLSAVGSTHSFKLLRQETVVEMVMDTTRRIAERMHTQPAVG from the coding sequence ATGAGCAGTCTGAGCAAAATGCTGAGTGTGCTGGACCTTTTCGGCCCGGCCACATTGAAGATCGACCCCGAGACCATCGCCGAGCGCATGGGCCTCTCACGGGCGACCGTGTACCGCTACGTCAAGGACTTGTGCGATGCCGGCCTGCTGGTGCGGGTGGATGCCGGCAGCTACGGCCTGGGGCCACGCATCATTGAGCTGGACTGGATGATGCGGCAGTACGACCCGATCCTCGTGGCAGGCCGCGAGTTGATGCACGAGCTGTCCGACGCCACTGGCCTGGCGGTGTTCGCCAGCGTTTTCTACGACGGCCGCATCATCAACACCTACATCGCCGAACCCAGTGACACCTACCAGTTCTCATTCGGCCGCGGCCAACCACTGCCGTTTTTTCGCGGTGCGCAATCCAAGGTATTGATCGCCTTCCAAAAGGGTCGGCGCCTGCAACGCCTGTTCGAAGAACACCTGGCCAACGACCCCGACAGCGGCCATGACTGGGCAAGCTTTTCCAAGGCCACGAAAAAAATCCGCAAGGATGGCTATTGCATGACCCACGACGAACTCAACCTGGGCCTCACCGGTATCGCGGCGCCGATCGTCAACCCGGAGCTCGACGAGGTGGTGGGCAGCCTTTCGGCCGTGGGCAGCACCCACAGCTTCAAACTGCTGCGCCAGGAAACCGTGGTTGAAATGGTGATGGACACCACCCGGCGGATTGCCGAGCGGATGCATACCCAGCCTGCCGTCGGCTAG
- a CDS encoding aldehyde dehydrogenase family protein, translating to MNPIQLLPAVEKFLSQPGRLFIGGTWQDAANGRRFAVENPATEHTLAEVAEGGERDVDAAVAAARAAFTGTWAQQSPAQRGLLLFRLAELLDQHREELAQLITLENGKPIGAARGEAASAANIIRYFAGWPTKIEGSTLPVSPSSGAPMLNYTLREPVGVCALIVPWNFPLTMCVWKLGPVLATGCVAVLKPAEQTPLVAIRLVQLIEAAGFPAGVVNLLTGLGAQTGAPLAQHPDVDKIAFTGSTQVGRLIAQAATGNMKKVSLELGGKSPNIILPDADIVRAAKGAADGIFYNQGQVCTAGSRLYVHASVLDQVLEELQRHAAAHVLGPGLDPASSMGPLVSARQLGTVRGYLQRGQEEGAELICGGDRPAHLERGHFIRPSVFLDRAERACVAREEIFGPVLTVMSWTEIDELVLRANDSPYGLAAGLWTRDLRSAHRVAAQLKAGSVWINCWNVVDPASPFGGYKQSGWGREMGKNVIDAYTETKSVYVDLA from the coding sequence ATGAACCCGATTCAATTGTTACCTGCGGTCGAGAAGTTCCTGTCGCAACCGGGGCGTCTGTTTATCGGCGGGACTTGGCAGGACGCCGCCAATGGCCGCCGGTTTGCCGTGGAAAACCCGGCCACTGAACACACCCTGGCTGAAGTCGCCGAAGGTGGCGAACGCGACGTGGATGCCGCCGTCGCTGCCGCCCGCGCGGCCTTCACGGGGACCTGGGCACAGCAGTCCCCGGCCCAGCGCGGGTTGCTGCTGTTTCGCCTGGCGGAACTGCTCGACCAGCATCGCGAAGAGCTGGCGCAACTGATCACCCTGGAAAACGGCAAGCCAATCGGCGCGGCCCGGGGCGAAGCGGCCAGTGCGGCCAATATCATTCGCTACTTCGCCGGTTGGCCGACCAAGATCGAAGGCAGCACGCTGCCGGTGTCGCCCTCCAGTGGCGCGCCGATGCTCAATTACACCTTGCGCGAGCCGGTGGGCGTCTGCGCGTTGATCGTGCCGTGGAACTTCCCGCTGACGATGTGCGTGTGGAAACTCGGCCCGGTGCTGGCGACCGGTTGTGTCGCGGTGCTCAAGCCCGCCGAGCAGACGCCCCTGGTTGCCATTCGCCTGGTGCAGTTGATCGAGGCCGCCGGTTTCCCGGCCGGGGTGGTCAACCTGCTCACTGGCCTGGGTGCGCAGACCGGTGCACCGCTGGCCCAGCACCCGGACGTGGACAAGATCGCCTTCACCGGCTCGACCCAGGTGGGACGACTGATCGCCCAGGCGGCCACTGGCAACATGAAGAAGGTCTCCCTGGAACTGGGGGGCAAGTCCCCCAACATCATCCTGCCGGACGCCGACATTGTCCGGGCCGCCAAAGGCGCCGCCGATGGCATTTTCTATAACCAGGGCCAGGTTTGCACCGCTGGATCGCGTCTGTACGTGCACGCCAGCGTCCTCGACCAGGTGCTTGAAGAACTCCAGCGCCACGCGGCCGCCCATGTGTTGGGGCCGGGCCTGGATCCGGCCAGCAGCATGGGCCCGCTGGTTTCGGCCCGGCAATTAGGCACGGTGCGTGGCTACCTGCAACGGGGCCAGGAAGAGGGCGCCGAACTGATCTGCGGCGGTGATCGGCCGGCCCACCTGGAGCGTGGTCATTTCATCCGCCCCAGCGTGTTTCTCGACCGCGCCGAGCGCGCCTGTGTCGCCCGGGAAGAAATCTTCGGCCCGGTACTGACCGTCATGAGCTGGACCGAAATCGATGAACTGGTGCTGCGCGCCAACGACTCGCCTTACGGCCTGGCGGCGGGTCTCTGGACCCGTGACTTGCGCTCCGCCCATCGCGTGGCGGCGCAGTTGAAGGCCGGTTCGGTGTGGATCAACTGCTGGAACGTCGTCGACCCGGCCTCGCCATTTGGCGGCTACAAGCAATCCGGCTGGGGTCGGGAAATGGGTAAGAACGTGATCGATGCCTACACCGAAACCAAAAGTGTCTACGTCGATCTGGCCTGA
- a CDS encoding YCF48-related protein, producing MSNGTLLVATVGQAVIRSADDGRTWHRLGLGQDLEFDAITRSLSFHPATPEVIYAGTDVGLCISRDTGGHWQRVDSPFNGQTVWKVAVDPQDAQRIFVGTGAPSRAVLWRTLDGGQHWDRAPVEIPEFCDGVSRPRLLAFAYDPTDRNQLWFGLEEGGLFHSRDGGESWTRVDDRLLWDFNSDVHNIVVLPNHGQKVIVVVCVNAVYRSLDEGQTWTGIVAREAFGLYYVRAMNAPLGGEDTLYLSISDGTPGTTSKVLVSRDAALSWEVLPLPQQPNSCVWAIALNPADPRQIVVGTKYGHLFTSENGGDGWQKQWREFSEIADVLWTPAVAQIKSGHQSIIKKN from the coding sequence ATGAGTAACGGAACCCTTTTGGTCGCCACCGTAGGGCAAGCGGTGATCCGCAGCGCCGACGATGGCCGTACCTGGCATCGCCTGGGCCTGGGCCAGGACCTGGAATTCGATGCGATCACCCGATCCCTGAGTTTCCACCCGGCTACGCCCGAGGTGATCTACGCCGGCACCGACGTTGGCTTGTGCATCAGCCGTGATACCGGCGGCCATTGGCAGCGGGTGGATTCGCCGTTCAACGGGCAGACCGTCTGGAAGGTGGCGGTGGATCCCCAGGATGCACAGCGCATTTTCGTGGGCACCGGTGCGCCTTCGCGCGCCGTGCTGTGGCGCACCCTCGACGGTGGCCAGCACTGGGACCGTGCCCCCGTGGAGATCCCGGAGTTCTGCGACGGCGTCAGTCGTCCACGCCTGCTGGCTTTCGCCTACGATCCGACGGACCGCAACCAGCTCTGGTTCGGCCTGGAAGAGGGCGGGTTGTTCCACAGTCGCGACGGGGGCGAGAGCTGGACCCGTGTCGATGATCGCTTGTTGTGGGACTTCAACTCGGACGTGCACAACATCGTGGTCCTGCCCAACCATGGGCAGAAGGTCATCGTCGTGGTGTGCGTCAACGCCGTCTACCGCAGCCTCGACGAGGGGCAGACCTGGACCGGCATCGTCGCCCGGGAAGCTTTCGGTCTGTATTACGTGCGCGCCATGAATGCACCGTTGGGCGGCGAGGATACGCTCTACCTGAGCATCTCCGATGGCACCCCAGGCACGACCAGCAAGGTCCTGGTTTCCCGGGATGCCGCCCTCAGTTGGGAAGTGCTGCCGCTGCCGCAACAACCCAACTCCTGTGTCTGGGCGATTGCCTTGAACCCTGCCGACCCTCGCCAGATCGTCGTCGGCACCAAGTACGGGCATCTGTTCACCTCCGAAAATGGCGGTGACGGCTGGCAGAAGCAGTGGCGTGAGTTCAGTGAAATCGCTGATGTGCTCTGGACCCCCGCCGTGGCGCAAATCAAGTCCGGGCATCAATCCATCATCAAGAAAAACTGA
- a CDS encoding aldehyde dehydrogenase family protein: MHDYQMLINGARVDGENGHFDVINPATGTVFARCAAGSLAQLDLAVEAAQSAFIEWRYSSHEDRRQRLQSIAADIEQDAESLARLIVLEQGKPLELAFSEVMGAVAWTRYAAEQQIPVELVEQTPSQRIELHRKPLGVVASITPWNWPFMIAVWHIMPALRAGNCVISKPSSLTPLSTLRLVEIIARHVPRGVINSVTGEQGFGSAITAHAGIQKIVFTGSTATGQSVMRGAAGNLKRLTLELGGNDAAIVLPGTPVEAVAEDIFQAAFLNMGQTCAALKRLYIHQSQYEAFAEALTVIARRQVVGDGLAPGVTFGPVQNLEQLTLVEELVADARAQGARVLCGGARLDRPGFFYPPTLVADVTDGQRLVDEEQFGPVLPLIAYQDVEDVLRRANAGDMGLGGSVWGRDSEQAQALASRLECGMAWVNCHAQIQPNTPFGGSKMSGFGVEFGLEGLLEFTGQQLLYVRKRETE; the protein is encoded by the coding sequence ATGCACGATTATCAAATGCTCATCAATGGGGCCCGGGTCGACGGCGAAAACGGCCACTTCGATGTGATCAATCCGGCGACCGGCACCGTGTTCGCCCGTTGCGCGGCCGGTTCCCTGGCCCAGCTGGACCTCGCCGTCGAAGCGGCGCAGTCGGCCTTTATCGAATGGCGATACAGCAGCCATGAAGATCGCCGCCAGCGCCTGCAGAGCATCGCGGCGGACATCGAACAGGACGCCGAGTCGTTGGCCCGGCTGATTGTCCTGGAGCAGGGCAAGCCGCTGGAACTGGCGTTTTCCGAAGTGATGGGCGCGGTGGCCTGGACGCGTTACGCCGCCGAACAACAGATCCCCGTGGAGTTGGTGGAGCAGACCCCGAGCCAGCGCATTGAACTGCACCGCAAGCCGTTGGGCGTCGTCGCATCGATCACGCCCTGGAACTGGCCCTTCATGATTGCCGTCTGGCACATCATGCCGGCGTTGCGGGCCGGCAACTGCGTGATCAGCAAACCGTCGAGCCTGACCCCGCTGAGCACTTTACGCCTGGTGGAGATCATCGCGCGCCATGTCCCTCGGGGCGTGATCAATAGCGTGACCGGCGAACAGGGTTTCGGCAGCGCGATCACTGCCCACGCCGGCATCCAGAAGATCGTCTTCACTGGCTCGACCGCCACCGGCCAAAGCGTGATGCGCGGCGCCGCGGGCAACCTCAAGCGCCTGACCCTGGAACTGGGCGGTAACGATGCCGCCATCGTGCTGCCCGGCACGCCGGTCGAGGCAGTGGCCGAAGACATTTTCCAGGCGGCCTTCCTGAACATGGGACAGACCTGCGCCGCCCTCAAGCGTTTGTACATCCACCAATCCCAGTACGAGGCCTTTGCCGAGGCCCTGACCGTTATCGCCAGGCGTCAGGTGGTGGGTGACGGCCTGGCGCCTGGGGTCACGTTTGGCCCGGTGCAGAACCTCGAACAACTGACACTGGTTGAGGAACTGGTGGCGGACGCCCGTGCCCAGGGGGCGCGGGTGTTGTGCGGCGGTGCCCGTCTGGACCGCCCGGGCTTTTTCTATCCGCCGACGCTGGTCGCCGATGTGACCGACGGACAGCGCCTGGTGGACGAAGAACAGTTCGGTCCGGTGTTGCCCCTGATCGCCTATCAGGATGTCGAGGATGTCCTGCGCCGCGCCAATGCCGGCGACATGGGCCTGGGAGGGTCGGTCTGGGGCCGCGACAGCGAGCAGGCACAGGCATTGGCCAGTCGCCTGGAATGTGGCATGGCCTGGGTCAACTGCCATGCGCAGATCCAGCCGAATACGCCGTTTGGCGGCAGCAAGATGTCCGGGTTCGGCGTCGAGTTCGGCCTTGAAGGGCTGCTGGAGTTTACCGGCCAGCAGCTGCTGTACGTACGCAAGCGTGAAACTGAGTGA